In a genomic window of candidate division TA06 bacterium:
- the rsmI gene encoding 16S rRNA (cytidine(1402)-2'-O)-methyltransferase — MPGILYLVATPIGNLEDITLRALRVLKEVDLIAAEDTRHTGQLLKHFDIKKPLCSFYSHNQDRRSPELVEKLLAGRQIALVTDAGTPGISDPAVSLVAQAVKAGIQVVPIPGATALISALVCSGLDPSRFLFLGFLPIKSGKRARLLKQLREEPGTLMMYESPHRISKTLADLAAVFSPRQAVLGRELTKLHEEFERGDIAELAKMYRTKKPRGEYVIVIAGKVE, encoded by the coding sequence ATGCCAGGCATTCTGTATCTAGTGGCCACGCCCATCGGCAATCTGGAAGACATCACCCTCAGGGCGCTGAGGGTACTCAAGGAAGTTGACCTGATAGCGGCCGAGGACACCAGGCATACCGGTCAATTGCTGAAGCATTTCGACATCAAAAAACCATTGTGTTCTTTTTATTCCCACAACCAGGACCGGAGATCGCCGGAACTGGTGGAAAAACTTTTAGCCGGCCGGCAGATCGCCCTGGTTACTGATGCCGGGACCCCCGGGATCAGCGATCCGGCGGTGAGCTTAGTGGCGCAGGCGGTCAAGGCCGGGATCCAGGTGGTACCCATCCCCGGAGCCACCGCGCTGATCTCAGCCCTGGTCTGCTCGGGGCTGGACCCCAGCCGGTTCCTGTTCCTGGGATTCCTGCCCATAAAATCCGGCAAGAGAGCCAGGCTGCTGAAACAGTTAAGGGAAGAGCCCGGCACCCTGATGATGTACGAATCGCCACACCGGATATCCAAGACCCTGGCCGATCTGGCCGCAGTCTTTTCCCCGCGCCAGGCCGTCCTGGGAAGGGAGCTTACCAAACTGCACGAGGAATTTGAACGGGGCGACATTGCCGAACTGGCTAAAATGTATCGGACCAAAAAGCCCCGGGGAGAATATGTAATCGTTAT